A single genomic interval of Granulicella tundricola MP5ACTX9 harbors:
- a CDS encoding amidohydrolase produces the protein MNRFLFTSLATALLVASTAGAQTPSAAPDLVLSNGHVFTGDKANPWVEAISIRGERIVLAGSDAAVMATAGTQTRVIDLHGRMAMPGINDSHDHVGGADFGVQLHSPPGNGPHGPGPEPSVAELADAVKAAALTAPEGGWIEGEVGEAIIRHPRETRQALDEAAGYQPVIVSSWWGHGAILNSRGLAKLKLTDAVKDPEGGHFDRDAAGHLTGLLEEEAANEVKRGLADEAGVEPSVKAFHGYAQRRLEQGVTTVQIMATNQRLSYLEKTFAQPDDPLRIRIMRFPMALEDARVGEKLGTGEEVLNPRVRVAGVKYVLDGTPIEELAYQTKDYADKPGWRGRPDYSVAFIARQLKLALNGKDQLMLHIVGDAMTDEVMDEMEKLAPAETWRPLRVRFEHGDGFTTPERMARAHKLGIVIAQPRPGRPWKALETAGIPLAYGSDGGMSPWLMFSVMTDAKNPQAISTDDALAILTSGSAFAEFQETKKGRLAPGMLADVAVLSQDVTTHPQAPVPATHSVLTIIGGSVAFRSAELGMQQGR, from the coding sequence ATGAATCGCTTCCTCTTCACCTCGCTTGCCACAGCGCTTTTAGTTGCTTCCACAGCAGGTGCGCAGACGCCTTCTGCGGCGCCCGATCTCGTCCTTAGCAATGGGCACGTCTTTACTGGCGACAAGGCCAACCCGTGGGTGGAGGCTATCTCAATCCGGGGCGAGCGGATTGTGCTGGCGGGAAGCGATGCTGCCGTCATGGCCACTGCGGGTACACAGACGAGGGTGATCGACCTGCACGGCCGCATGGCCATGCCCGGAATCAATGACTCGCACGACCATGTCGGCGGTGCTGACTTCGGGGTGCAACTGCATTCTCCTCCGGGGAACGGGCCTCACGGTCCTGGGCCCGAGCCATCGGTCGCGGAACTCGCGGATGCCGTGAAGGCCGCAGCACTGACGGCACCAGAAGGTGGCTGGATAGAGGGAGAGGTCGGAGAAGCAATCATCCGGCACCCCCGAGAGACTCGGCAGGCGCTTGATGAGGCCGCAGGATACCAACCCGTCATCGTGTCATCGTGGTGGGGACATGGAGCCATTTTGAACTCCCGCGGCTTGGCAAAACTGAAACTGACTGACGCAGTGAAGGACCCCGAAGGCGGCCATTTCGACCGCGATGCCGCAGGCCATCTAACCGGTCTGCTGGAAGAAGAAGCCGCCAACGAGGTCAAACGCGGGCTGGCGGATGAGGCGGGCGTGGAACCTTCCGTCAAAGCCTTCCATGGCTATGCCCAGCGGCGTCTCGAGCAAGGCGTAACGACCGTACAGATAATGGCCACCAACCAGCGTTTGAGCTATCTGGAAAAGACTTTCGCCCAACCGGACGATCCGCTGCGGATCAGGATTATGCGCTTCCCGATGGCTCTTGAAGATGCTCGTGTGGGCGAGAAGCTGGGCACAGGGGAAGAGGTCCTGAACCCAAGGGTGCGTGTCGCGGGGGTAAAGTACGTGCTGGATGGCACTCCGATCGAGGAGCTTGCCTACCAGACCAAGGACTACGCCGATAAGCCGGGATGGCGAGGGCGTCCGGATTACTCAGTCGCGTTCATCGCCCGGCAGCTAAAGTTGGCGCTCAACGGAAAAGACCAGTTGATGCTGCACATCGTGGGCGACGCCATGACGGATGAGGTCATGGACGAGATGGAAAAACTGGCTCCTGCGGAGACCTGGCGTCCGCTGCGGGTCCGCTTCGAACATGGTGACGGCTTCACCACGCCGGAACGAATGGCGCGCGCTCACAAGCTTGGTATCGTGATCGCGCAACCACGTCCGGGCCGTCCCTGGAAGGCGCTCGAAACAGCCGGCATACCGCTGGCCTACGGGTCCGATGGCGGCATGAGCCCTTGGCTGATGTTCAGTGTGATGACGGACGCGAAGAACCCCCAGGCGATATCCACTGACGACGCGCTGGCGATCCTGACCAGCGGTTCGGCTTTTGCTGAGTTCCAGGAGACGAAGAAAGGCCGGCTAGCGCCGGGGATGCTGGCTGATGTCGCGGTGCTCTCACAGGACGTCACCACACATCCTCAAGCTCCTGTTCCGGCGACGCACAGCGTTCTCACCATCATCGGCGGATCAGTGGCTTTTCGGTCAGCGGAGCTAGGGATGCAGCAGGGCCGATAA